One Elusimicrobiota bacterium genomic window, AGATGTTGTTTTAATAACAGGCAGGATAAAAAATAGATATTATAACAGGTTCCTGAAAAAATAAGACAAGTTATATATTTCATTTGGCATTTTCGGTTTTTACGTTTCTCCAGCTTTGGTCTTTGAACCACTTGTTGTATATTACTTCATAGTCTCCGGATAACTTTAACTCCGCCAGGAAATAATCTAACCATCTCAAAAAATCAGGATCACCTTTGTCTA contains:
- a CDS encoding transporter substrate-binding domain-containing protein, with amino-acid sequence DAFVFDKPFADFLVLQHPKLKILCDQLSFEYYSFAVDKGDPDFLRWLDYFLAELKLSGDYEVIYNKWFKDQSWRNVKTENAK